From one Solanum lycopersicum chromosome 12, SLM_r2.1 genomic stretch:
- the LOC101266798 gene encoding polyadenylate-binding protein-interacting protein 8 isoform X2, with product MAAGAKEVSGETTVVEAPAVQSLSSPNTDNTSNNSESNGVKDSSDSIANAKSEFHMHDIADMLKKLKLNPQAKEFFPSSYNRGTVGAGDQMILSNFVPANKTTGGDGFQNNRRRGSNFNQGKRRMNNRAYKAQREDSIRRTVYVSEIDSNVTEEQLAALFSAYGQVVDCRICGDPHSRLRFAFVEFADEYSARAALCLCGTILGFSQLKVLPSKTAILPVNPTFLPRSEDEREMCARTVYCTNIDKKVTQADVKNFFETRCGEVSRLRLLGDHVHSTRIAFVEFVMGESLKNTSEAPTSACHDAVSQCVCSWTWRKSSKTKTPLGRLEVTMGKIETKILFQ from the exons ATGGCTGCTGGTGCTAAAGAAGTGTCTGGTGAGACAACAGTGGTTGAAGCTCCTGCTGTTCAGTCTTTATCATCACCAAACACTGATAACACCAGCAATAATTCTGAATCTAATGGTGTTAAGGATTCATCCGATTCAATCGCAAATGCGAAATCGGAGTTTCATATGCATGATATTGCTGATATGTTGAAGAAACTTAAGCTGAATCCACAGGCTAAGGagttttttccttcttcttatAATCGTGGTACTGTTGGTGCTGGTGATCAGATGATTCTCAGTAACTTTGTACCAGCTAACAAGACTACGGGGGGTGATGGTTTTCAAAACAACAGAAGG AGAGGCAGCAACTTTAACCAGGGGAAAAGGAGGATGAACAATAGAGCTTATAAGGCTCAAAGAGAAGATAGCATCAGGCGAACAGTATATGTTTCTGAGATAGATAGCAAT GTCACTGAGGAGCAACTTGCTGCTTTGTTTAGTGCTTATGGACAA GTTGTTGACTGCCGAATTTGTGGTGATCCACATTCTCGTCTTCGTTTTGCTTTCGTGGAGTTTGCTGATGAGT ACTCTGCAAGAGCAGCACTTTGCCTTTGTGGGACAATTTTAGGTTTCTCTCAATTGAAGGTCCTACCTTCAAAAACTGCTATTCTACCCGTGAATCCTACATTCCTTCCAAGG TCAGAGGATGAGCGTGAAATGTGTGCCAGGACTGTCTATTGTACAAATATTGATAAGAAG GTTACTCAGGCTGATgtcaagaatttttttgaaaccAGATGTGGCGAG GTTTCTCGCCTGAGGCTTTTGGGAGATCACGTGCACTCGACCCGCATTGCTTTTGTTGAGTTTGTAATG GGTGAGTCCCTCAAAAACACCAGTGAGGCCCCGACTTCCGCGTGCCATGATGCAGTAAGCCAATGTGTGTGCTCATGGACCTGGAGAAAGAGTTCAAAGACAAAAACCCCCCTCGGAAGACTTGAGGTCACCATGGGAAAAATCGAAACAAAAATTCTGTTTCAGTAA
- the LOC101266798 gene encoding polyadenylate-binding protein-interacting protein 8 isoform X1, translating to MAAGAKEVSGETTVVEAPAVQSLSSPNTDNTSNNSESNGVKDSSDSIANAKSEFHMHDIADMLKKLKLNPQAKEFFPSSYNRGTVGAGDQMILSNFVPANKTTGGDGFQNNRRRGSNFNQGKRRMNNRAYKAQREDSIRRTVYVSEIDSNVTEEQLAALFSAYGQVVDCRICGDPHSRLRFAFVEFADESDSARAALCLCGTILGFSQLKVLPSKTAILPVNPTFLPRSEDEREMCARTVYCTNIDKKVTQADVKNFFETRCGEVSRLRLLGDHVHSTRIAFVEFVMGESLKNTSEAPTSACHDAVSQCVCSWTWRKSSKTKTPLGRLEVTMGKIETKILFQ from the exons ATGGCTGCTGGTGCTAAAGAAGTGTCTGGTGAGACAACAGTGGTTGAAGCTCCTGCTGTTCAGTCTTTATCATCACCAAACACTGATAACACCAGCAATAATTCTGAATCTAATGGTGTTAAGGATTCATCCGATTCAATCGCAAATGCGAAATCGGAGTTTCATATGCATGATATTGCTGATATGTTGAAGAAACTTAAGCTGAATCCACAGGCTAAGGagttttttccttcttcttatAATCGTGGTACTGTTGGTGCTGGTGATCAGATGATTCTCAGTAACTTTGTACCAGCTAACAAGACTACGGGGGGTGATGGTTTTCAAAACAACAGAAGG AGAGGCAGCAACTTTAACCAGGGGAAAAGGAGGATGAACAATAGAGCTTATAAGGCTCAAAGAGAAGATAGCATCAGGCGAACAGTATATGTTTCTGAGATAGATAGCAAT GTCACTGAGGAGCAACTTGCTGCTTTGTTTAGTGCTTATGGACAA GTTGTTGACTGCCGAATTTGTGGTGATCCACATTCTCGTCTTCGTTTTGCTTTCGTGGAGTTTGCTGATGAGT CAGACTCTGCAAGAGCAGCACTTTGCCTTTGTGGGACAATTTTAGGTTTCTCTCAATTGAAGGTCCTACCTTCAAAAACTGCTATTCTACCCGTGAATCCTACATTCCTTCCAAGG TCAGAGGATGAGCGTGAAATGTGTGCCAGGACTGTCTATTGTACAAATATTGATAAGAAG GTTACTCAGGCTGATgtcaagaatttttttgaaaccAGATGTGGCGAG GTTTCTCGCCTGAGGCTTTTGGGAGATCACGTGCACTCGACCCGCATTGCTTTTGTTGAGTTTGTAATG GGTGAGTCCCTCAAAAACACCAGTGAGGCCCCGACTTCCGCGTGCCATGATGCAGTAAGCCAATGTGTGTGCTCATGGACCTGGAGAAAGAGTTCAAAGACAAAAACCCCCCTCGGAAGACTTGAGGTCACCATGGGAAAAATCGAAACAAAAATTCTGTTTCAGTAA
- the LOC101266798 gene encoding polyadenylate-binding protein-interacting protein 8 isoform X3 — translation MAAGAKEVSGETTVVEAPAVQSLSSPNTDNTSNNSESNGVKDSSDSIANAKSEFHMHDIADMLKKLKLNPQAKEFFPSSYNRGTVGAGDQMILSNFVPANKTTGGDGFQNNRRRGSNFNQGKRRMNNRAYKAQREDSIRRTVYVSEIDSNVTEEQLAALFSAYGQVVDCRICGDPHSRLRFAFVEFADESDSARAALCLCGTILGFSQLKVLPSKTAILPVNPTFLPRSEDEREMCARTVYCTNIDKKVTQADVKNFFETRCGEVSRLRLLGDHVHSTRIAFVEFVMAESAILALDCCGEVLGSQRIRVSPSKTPVRPRLPRAMMQ, via the exons ATGGCTGCTGGTGCTAAAGAAGTGTCTGGTGAGACAACAGTGGTTGAAGCTCCTGCTGTTCAGTCTTTATCATCACCAAACACTGATAACACCAGCAATAATTCTGAATCTAATGGTGTTAAGGATTCATCCGATTCAATCGCAAATGCGAAATCGGAGTTTCATATGCATGATATTGCTGATATGTTGAAGAAACTTAAGCTGAATCCACAGGCTAAGGagttttttccttcttcttatAATCGTGGTACTGTTGGTGCTGGTGATCAGATGATTCTCAGTAACTTTGTACCAGCTAACAAGACTACGGGGGGTGATGGTTTTCAAAACAACAGAAGG AGAGGCAGCAACTTTAACCAGGGGAAAAGGAGGATGAACAATAGAGCTTATAAGGCTCAAAGAGAAGATAGCATCAGGCGAACAGTATATGTTTCTGAGATAGATAGCAAT GTCACTGAGGAGCAACTTGCTGCTTTGTTTAGTGCTTATGGACAA GTTGTTGACTGCCGAATTTGTGGTGATCCACATTCTCGTCTTCGTTTTGCTTTCGTGGAGTTTGCTGATGAGT CAGACTCTGCAAGAGCAGCACTTTGCCTTTGTGGGACAATTTTAGGTTTCTCTCAATTGAAGGTCCTACCTTCAAAAACTGCTATTCTACCCGTGAATCCTACATTCCTTCCAAGG TCAGAGGATGAGCGTGAAATGTGTGCCAGGACTGTCTATTGTACAAATATTGATAAGAAG GTTACTCAGGCTGATgtcaagaatttttttgaaaccAGATGTGGCGAG GTTTCTCGCCTGAGGCTTTTGGGAGATCACGTGCACTCGACCCGCATTGCTTTTGTTGAGTTTGTAATG GCTGAGAGTGCAATTTTGGCTTTAGACTGTTGCGGTGAGGTATTGGGATCCCAGCGCATCAG GGTGAGTCCCTCAAAAACACCAGTGAGGCCCCGACTTCCGCGTGCCATGATGCAGTAA
- the LOC101266798 gene encoding polyadenylate-binding protein-interacting protein 8 isoform X4, whose product MAAGAKEVSGETTVVEAPAVQSLSSPNTDNTSNNSESNGVKDSSDSIANAKSEFHMHDIADMLKKLKLNPQAKEFFPSSYNRGTVGAGDQMILSNFVPANKTTGGDGFQNNRRRGSNFNQGKRRMNNRAYKAQREDSIRRTVYVSEIDSNVTEEQLAALFSAYGQVVDCRICGDPHSRLRFAFVEFADEYSARAALCLCGTILGFSQLKVLPSKTAILPVNPTFLPRSEDEREMCARTVYCTNIDKKVTQADVKNFFETRCGEVSRLRLLGDHVHSTRIAFVEFVMAESAILALDCCGEVLGSQRIRVSPSKTPVRPRLPRAMMQ is encoded by the exons ATGGCTGCTGGTGCTAAAGAAGTGTCTGGTGAGACAACAGTGGTTGAAGCTCCTGCTGTTCAGTCTTTATCATCACCAAACACTGATAACACCAGCAATAATTCTGAATCTAATGGTGTTAAGGATTCATCCGATTCAATCGCAAATGCGAAATCGGAGTTTCATATGCATGATATTGCTGATATGTTGAAGAAACTTAAGCTGAATCCACAGGCTAAGGagttttttccttcttcttatAATCGTGGTACTGTTGGTGCTGGTGATCAGATGATTCTCAGTAACTTTGTACCAGCTAACAAGACTACGGGGGGTGATGGTTTTCAAAACAACAGAAGG AGAGGCAGCAACTTTAACCAGGGGAAAAGGAGGATGAACAATAGAGCTTATAAGGCTCAAAGAGAAGATAGCATCAGGCGAACAGTATATGTTTCTGAGATAGATAGCAAT GTCACTGAGGAGCAACTTGCTGCTTTGTTTAGTGCTTATGGACAA GTTGTTGACTGCCGAATTTGTGGTGATCCACATTCTCGTCTTCGTTTTGCTTTCGTGGAGTTTGCTGATGAGT ACTCTGCAAGAGCAGCACTTTGCCTTTGTGGGACAATTTTAGGTTTCTCTCAATTGAAGGTCCTACCTTCAAAAACTGCTATTCTACCCGTGAATCCTACATTCCTTCCAAGG TCAGAGGATGAGCGTGAAATGTGTGCCAGGACTGTCTATTGTACAAATATTGATAAGAAG GTTACTCAGGCTGATgtcaagaatttttttgaaaccAGATGTGGCGAG GTTTCTCGCCTGAGGCTTTTGGGAGATCACGTGCACTCGACCCGCATTGCTTTTGTTGAGTTTGTAATG GCTGAGAGTGCAATTTTGGCTTTAGACTGTTGCGGTGAGGTATTGGGATCCCAGCGCATCAG GGTGAGTCCCTCAAAAACACCAGTGAGGCCCCGACTTCCGCGTGCCATGATGCAGTAA